A window of Macrococcus sp. 19Msa1099 genomic DNA:
TTGTATGATACGCATATCATTTTTCGTACCTGTTATTGCGGTATTGAAGCCGGCCGTATCACTCGAACCTGTTTTAAGACCGTCAACCCCTTTATACCCAAGTTTAGCGCCTTCTAATGAATGATTGTATGTATGAAAGGTTTCTTCATCGATGGTACCTTTTTTTACAGTAACATTGACGCTCTTCGTATATTTCAGTATTTCTGGATATTCACTCACGAGGTGCTGGCATAGTATCGCATAATCTTTAGCACTCGATATATTATCTTCATTTTGCGGATATTTCTTTGCTTTATATTCATTCAGCAAGTTATTAGGTGCACCTACAGGATTATAGAACTTCGTACTGTTCATACCGAGTCTTTTAGCTTCTTGATTCATCATATCAATGAATTCAGAATCATTTTCTGTTACGAGACTGGATAACATATATGTAGCTGCGTTACTTGAATTTGTCAGCATGATTGGCATAAGTTCATCAACGGTATAAACTGCATTTAATCTCAGTTTGTTATTACTTAATGCGGGTAACTTTGAAATATTATAAAATTTATCCGTTACTTTAACTTTAGTACTGTAAGTGATCTCACCCTTATCCATTTCCTGCAATAATAGATATAGTGTCATCAATTTGGACATTGAAGCAAGGGGCCATTTCGTATCGATATCATCTGAATAGAGTACTTGACCATTTTTTTGTGCTATTACAATAGTTCCTTTAGGGTTATATGATGCATCAATATAATTTCCAGCATCATTTGCAATTTCATAAGGTTCTTTAGCGAGTGCTGGGTATGAAAATAAAAATAAAAAAATTATTAAAAATGATAAGACACGGTTTAAAACTTTCATTCTTTGACCTCGATTTATTTATTAAAAATATAGATTTATTCTATCATAATTATTGAAGACTATAAATTTTATATTATAAAAATAAAAAAGCAAATGTTACTTATACTATCGCTAGCCAAAATGCCTCAATATTCGATTTTTAGACTAAAAAGCTTATATAAACGAACAAAAGTTCGTTTTTTATTGTGAAAAAGTGTGCTTAAATCAAAAAAACAATGTTATAATCATGAAAGTAAAATTAAATTAAAGGTGGAAAAGATGAATACTTATTTAATATTGAACATTGTTGGTATCTTAGTTTTTATTCTTGTTGCATTCTTGTTCTCTCGTGATAAAAAGAACATCGACTGGAAATCAATCATAATCATGTTAGTGCTTAATTTATTTTTAGCGTGGTTCTTTACACAATTCCCATACGGCAGAATCGGTGTTCAAAAAGTAGCAGATGCGTTTAGTTGGATGTTACAAGCAGCGTATTTTGGTATCGGAATGCCATTTGCAAGCTTTACTGCACCTGGTCCTGGTAAGATGGATATGGCTGTTTCAGCTTTGCTGCCTATTCTTTTCGTAGTACCGCTTTTTGATATTTTAATGTATATCGGGGTATTACCATTTATCATTAAATGGATGGGTTGGGTAATCGGTAAGGTTACAGGGCAACCGAGATTTGAATCATTTTATTCTATTGAGATGATGGTTTTAGGAAATACAGAAGCTTTAGCGGTATCTAATACACAATTAAGACAAATGAACGAAGCACGTGTCCTTACCATTGCATTGATGTCTATGAGCTGTATTTCAGGTTCTATCGTTGGTGCATATATCTCTATGGTGCCTGGAGAATTAGTATTAACTGCAATTCCTTTAAATATAATCAATGCAATCATCATAGCGACAATCTTAAATCCAGTTAAATTAACTCCTGAAGAAGATTATGTTGTTGAAATTAAAGCTGAAAAACGTCAGCCGTTCTTCTCCTTCTTAGGGGATTCAGTACTTGGAGCAGGAAAATTAATCTTAATTATTATCGCATTCTTAATCGCATTTGTATCATTAGCGCATTTTATTGATATGCTATTAGGATTATTCCCAGGTAATTTAACATTAAGTATTATTTTAGGATGGATTATGGCGCCGTTTGCGATGCTTTTAGGTCTACCTTGGGCAGAAGCGAAAGTTGTCGGTGGTCATATGGCCACAAAGATTATCACTAATGAATTTGTTGTTATGTTAGGGGTTAAAGATCAACTAAAATCTTTTTCACCGCATATGACAGCAGTACTTGTAACATTCTTGATTTCATTCGCTAACTTCTCAACTATTGGTATGATCATTGGAACCTTAAAAGGTATTGTTAATGAGAAAACTTCTGATTTCGTAAGTAAATATGTACCGATGATGTTACTATCAGGTATTTTAGTATCATTACTGTCTGCAGCATTTGTTGGATTATTTACTTGGTAAGAAAATTTAGGACTGAGACATTAAGTCTCAGTCCTCTTTATTTATTTCTTTATGTTTAAGTAGCTGATTATCGTAAATATATAAAGTAAAATCTCTAATCTGATTGGAATCGCTTTCTCTGTATTATTTGTGAAAATAATCACAAAACTATTGCAATCCCTCTATACAGGTAGTATTATAAAACTGTGATAAAAAATATTTAAATAAAATACAACAGTTCATTTCATGATATTATGATTATTTTATATTAAAGGAAGAGGAGAATGTCTTATGTTTGTCAGTTCGTTTGATCCATTCGGTAACTTAGCAATATCAGCTATCGTTGCAGCAGTACCGATTATCTTGTTTTTGTTATGTTTAACCGTCTTTAAAATGAAGGGGATAAATGCAGCATTGATTACGCTTGTAGTAACAGCAGTTATTGCTTTATTCGTTTTTAAATTGCCTGGAGCAGTCGCTGCAGGAGGCGTAACTGAAGGTGTTGTTCAAGGATTGTTCCCGATTGGTTACATCATTATTATGGCAGTATGGCTTTATAAAGTGTCAGTAGAAAGTGGTAAGTTTAAGATTATTCAAGATTCTATTTCTGGAATTTCACCTGACCAGCGCATTCAGTTATTGCTTATTGGATTTTGTTTTAATTCTTTCCTTGAAGGTGCAGCTGGGTTTGGAGTACCTATCGCAATTTGTGCAGTGTTACTTGTACAACTTGGATTTAAGCCACTTCAAGCTGCGATGTTCTGTTTGATTGCTAATGCCGCTTCTGGAGCTTTTGGAGCAATCGGTATCCCGGTAGGAATAGTGAATACACTAGGCTTAAAAGGTGGCGTTACGGCAATGGACGTGTCACAGATGACCGTGTATACACTCCCTATAACAAATATTGCTATTCCATTTATCCTCGTATTTGTATTAAATGGTATGAAAGGAATTAAAGAAACTTTACCGGCAATTTTAGTTTCAGGTTTAACTTATGCAGTTACACAAGTGTTGATTACAATCTTTATGGGACCTGAACTTGCAGATATTATTCCATCTTTACTTGCGATGGCAGCATTGGCGATATTCTGTAACAAATGGCAGCCGAAGAATATATTCCGATTATCAGATGATCAAGTTGAAACAGTACATCATCCTATTAAGGAGATTATCTCAGCCTGGAGCCCCTTCATCTTCTTGACAGGACTTGTACTTTTATGGAGCTTACCTGCATTTAAAGCACTGTTTGCAGAAGGTGGCATATTACAGAAATCGATTCTGACATTCCAGATGCCAGGAACGTTCAATGAAACATTGCAAAAAGGTGTAATGCTAAAACTAGATTTAATCGGAGCGACAGGGACAGCAATCTTGCTTGCAGTTCTAATTACCATCGTCACTTCACCTAAAATCAATTTTGGTAAAGCATTTGAATTACTTGGATTAACAATTAAAGAACTATGGATACCAGTTATTACAATTTGTGCAATTTTAGCGATTGCGAAGTTAACAACTTATGGTGGTTTAACTGTAGCGATGGGTCAGGCCATTGCCAAAACAGGTTCAATATTCCCGCTACTTTCACCTGTACTCGGTTGGATTGGGGTATTTATGACAGGCTCTGTTGTAAATAACAATGTTCTATTTGCTTCTATCCAGGCAACAGCAGGTCATACGATTGGCACAAATCCAGCGTTGCTTGTTGCAGCGAATACAGCAGGTGGTGTTATGGCGAAGTTGATTTCTCCTCAATCTATAGCGATTGCTACTGCAGCTGTTGGTGAAGTTGGTCAAGAATCGAAGCTATTAAGTATGACATTGAAATATAGTATTGCATTACTTGTATTTGTTTGTATTTGGACATTCGCACTTAGTTTAGTACTTTAATCAATTATTATTAAAGGAGAGATAAAGATGGAAAAATTTAAAGGCAATAAAGTAGTTCTTGTCGGTAATGGTGCAGTAGGATCTAGTTATGCATTTGCGATGTTAAACCAAGGTGCTTGTGATGAATTTGTGATCATCGATCTTAATGAAGATAAAGCTAAAGGTGATGCGATGGACTTGAATCACGGTGTCGTTTATGCACCGAGTCCAATGCAAGTTAAATATGGTACGTATGAAGATTGTCATGATGCATCTTTAATTGTTATTTGTGCGGGAGCAGCACAAAAACCTGGAGAAACACGACTAGATTTAGTTGGTAAGAATATGAAAATCTTTAAATCCATTGTCGATGAGATTATGAAAAGTGGATTTGACGGTATCTTCTTAATTGCAACGAA
This region includes:
- a CDS encoding D-alanyl-D-alanine carboxypeptidase family protein, which codes for MKVLNRVLSFLIIFLFLFSYPALAKEPYEIANDAGNYIDASYNPKGTIVIAQKNGQVLYSDDIDTKWPLASMSKLMTLYLLLQEMDKGEITYSTKVKVTDKFYNISKLPALSNNKLRLNAVYTVDELMPIMLTNSSNAATYMLSSLVTENDSEFIDMMNQEAKRLGMNSTKFYNPVGAPNNLLNEYKAKKYPQNEDNISSAKDYAILCQHLVSEYPEILKYTKSVNVTVKKGTIDEETFHTYNHSLEGAKLGYKGVDGLKTGSSDTAGFNTAITGTKNDMRIIQVMMGVESWYDPPAEFNRNIMANAIMDKVYNEYAYKKVLAKGVHTINGQELYVHSDLYDIVKNDIKGSFQFKDGKLSYHYKRAFVSNEYHAPTVKAEDNKKYEQRLFFQENMWWIVLVSTVSIITGLLLLLYYYKPHLFRNL
- a CDS encoding nucleoside transporter C-terminal domain-containing protein; translated protein: MNTYLILNIVGILVFILVAFLFSRDKKNIDWKSIIIMLVLNLFLAWFFTQFPYGRIGVQKVADAFSWMLQAAYFGIGMPFASFTAPGPGKMDMAVSALLPILFVVPLFDILMYIGVLPFIIKWMGWVIGKVTGQPRFESFYSIEMMVLGNTEALAVSNTQLRQMNEARVLTIALMSMSCISGSIVGAYISMVPGELVLTAIPLNIINAIIIATILNPVKLTPEEDYVVEIKAEKRQPFFSFLGDSVLGAGKLILIIIAFLIAFVSLAHFIDMLLGLFPGNLTLSIILGWIMAPFAMLLGLPWAEAKVVGGHMATKIITNEFVVMLGVKDQLKSFSPHMTAVLVTFLISFANFSTIGMIIGTLKGIVNEKTSDFVSKYVPMMLLSGILVSLLSAAFVGLFTW
- a CDS encoding L-lactate permease, with product MFVSSFDPFGNLAISAIVAAVPIILFLLCLTVFKMKGINAALITLVVTAVIALFVFKLPGAVAAGGVTEGVVQGLFPIGYIIIMAVWLYKVSVESGKFKIIQDSISGISPDQRIQLLLIGFCFNSFLEGAAGFGVPIAICAVLLVQLGFKPLQAAMFCLIANAASGAFGAIGIPVGIVNTLGLKGGVTAMDVSQMTVYTLPITNIAIPFILVFVLNGMKGIKETLPAILVSGLTYAVTQVLITIFMGPELADIIPSLLAMAALAIFCNKWQPKNIFRLSDDQVETVHHPIKEIISAWSPFIFLTGLVLLWSLPAFKALFAEGGILQKSILTFQMPGTFNETLQKGVMLKLDLIGATGTAILLAVLITIVTSPKINFGKAFELLGLTIKELWIPVITICAILAIAKLTTYGGLTVAMGQAIAKTGSIFPLLSPVLGWIGVFMTGSVVNNNVLFASIQATAGHTIGTNPALLVAANTAGGVMAKLISPQSIAIATAAVGEVGQESKLLSMTLKYSIALLVFVCIWTFALSLVL